A single genomic interval of Streptomyces sp. BA2 harbors:
- a CDS encoding ABC transporter substrate-binding protein has protein sequence MAPLSPSPRSVRPRRHRATAAVAIAVAGALSLAACGSGDGEGSGKSDNGSGSKAVAQGGEDFTKAAEQTAKMGTTAKPGEFPRTITHARGKTKLKAQPKRVVVLDVGELDNVVSLGIKPVGYAPTEGDDGVPGYLKKDAGSPKDVGTINALNLEAIANLKPDLILGSELRAAKLYPQLSKIAPTVFSIRPGFTWKENYLLNAAALDKTAKAKTELAAYEEKARSLGRDLGDDKPTITMLRYMPDRVRLYAKASFIGTILADTGLPRPKNQQVNDLATEISTEKIDEADADWIFTGVYGDAKKTGRSEAEKNPLWKKLDAVKDGQAKNVPDETWYLGLGVTAANEVLGDLRGFLVK, from the coding sequence ATGGCACCGCTTTCCCCGTCCCCACGGTCCGTACGACCCCGCCGCCACCGGGCCACCGCCGCGGTCGCCATCGCCGTGGCCGGCGCGCTCTCCCTCGCGGCCTGCGGCTCCGGTGACGGCGAAGGCTCCGGCAAGTCCGACAACGGCAGCGGCAGCAAGGCCGTCGCCCAGGGCGGCGAGGACTTCACGAAGGCCGCCGAGCAGACCGCGAAGATGGGCACCACGGCGAAGCCGGGCGAGTTCCCGCGCACCATCACGCACGCCCGCGGCAAGACGAAGCTCAAGGCGCAGCCCAAGCGGGTCGTGGTCCTGGACGTCGGCGAGCTCGACAACGTCGTCTCGCTCGGCATCAAGCCCGTCGGCTACGCCCCCACCGAGGGCGACGACGGCGTCCCCGGCTACCTCAAGAAGGACGCGGGCAGCCCCAAGGACGTGGGCACGATCAACGCCCTCAACCTGGAGGCGATCGCGAACCTCAAGCCGGACCTGATCCTCGGCAGCGAGCTGCGCGCCGCCAAGCTCTACCCGCAGCTCTCCAAGATCGCCCCGACGGTCTTCTCCATCCGCCCCGGCTTCACGTGGAAGGAGAACTACCTCCTGAACGCGGCCGCGCTCGACAAGACAGCCAAGGCGAAGACGGAGCTCGCCGCGTACGAGGAGAAGGCGAGGTCCCTGGGCCGGGACCTCGGCGACGACAAGCCGACGATCACGATGCTCCGCTACATGCCGGACCGCGTCCGCCTCTACGCGAAGGCGTCCTTCATCGGCACGATCCTCGCCGACACCGGCCTGCCCCGCCCCAAGAACCAGCAGGTCAACGACCTCGCCACGGAGATCAGTACCGAGAAGATCGACGAGGCCGACGCCGACTGGATCTTCACCGGCGTCTACGGCGACGCGAAGAAGACGGGCCGCTCCGAGGCCGAGAAGAACCCCCTGTGGAAGAAGCTCGACGCGGTCAAGGACGGGCAGGCCAAGAACGTCCCGGACGAGACGTGGTACCTGGGGCTTGGCGTGACGGCGGCGAACGAGGTCCTGGGCGACCTCAGGGGCTTCCTCGTCAAGTAG
- a CDS encoding Nif3-like dinuclear metal center hexameric protein, giving the protein MPRLSEVIAALDVLWPAELAESWDAVGTVCGDPDAEISRVLFAVDPVQEIVDEAVKLGAQLLVTHHPLYLRGTTTVAASTFKGRVVHDLIKNDVALHVAHTNADRADPGVSDALAGALDIRIVRPLVPDPADAHGRRGLGRICELEHPLKLRELAARAAERLPATAQGIRVAGDPEQLIRTLAVSGGSGDSLFDDVRASGVDAFLTADLRHHPVSEARAQTPLALLDAAHWATEWPWCELAAAQLDQISDRHGWGLRVHVSKTVTDPWTAHAASNTDTTGAPN; this is encoded by the coding sequence GTGCCCCGTCTGTCTGAAGTCATCGCCGCCCTCGACGTCCTGTGGCCCGCCGAACTGGCCGAGAGCTGGGATGCGGTCGGCACCGTCTGCGGCGACCCCGACGCGGAGATCTCCCGGGTCCTCTTCGCCGTCGACCCCGTACAGGAAATCGTCGACGAAGCGGTGAAGCTGGGCGCGCAGCTCCTGGTCACGCACCACCCGCTCTATCTGCGCGGCACGACGACGGTCGCGGCGTCCACCTTCAAGGGCCGCGTCGTCCACGACCTCATCAAGAACGACGTCGCGCTGCACGTCGCGCACACGAACGCGGACCGCGCCGACCCGGGCGTCTCCGACGCCCTCGCCGGTGCGCTCGACATCCGGATCGTCCGCCCCCTCGTACCGGACCCGGCAGACGCCCACGGCCGCCGCGGCCTCGGCCGGATCTGCGAACTCGAACACCCCCTGAAACTCCGCGAACTCGCCGCCCGCGCGGCCGAGCGTCTTCCCGCCACCGCGCAGGGCATCCGGGTCGCGGGCGACCCCGAGCAGCTGATCCGCACCCTCGCGGTCAGCGGCGGCTCCGGCGACAGCCTCTTCGACGACGTACGCGCGTCGGGCGTGGACGCCTTCCTCACCGCGGACCTGCGTCACCACCCGGTGTCCGAGGCCCGCGCACAGACTCCGCTCGCGCTGCTCGACGCCGCGCACTGGGCCACCGAGTGGCCGTGGTGCGAGCTGGCCGCCGCGCAGCTCGATCAGATCTCCGACCGTCACGGATGGGGACTCCGCGTCCACGTCTCCAAGACGGTCACCGACCCCTGGACCGCCCACGCGGCCTCGAATACCGACACAACAGGAGCCCCCAACTGA